One genomic window of Acomys russatus chromosome 29, mAcoRus1.1, whole genome shotgun sequence includes the following:
- the Adprs gene encoding ADP-ribosylhydrolase ARH3, translated as MAHARMAAAAMTAAGGGGAGAARSLSRFRGCLAGALLGDCVGAVYEAHDTVSLMSVLHHVQSLEPDPGTPGSARTETLCYTDDTAMARALVQSLLAKEAFDEVDMAHRFAQEYKKDPDRGYGAGVITVFRKLLSPKCRDVYEPARAQFNGKGSYGNGGAMRVAGIPLAYSSVQDVQKFARLSAQLTHASSLGYNGAILQALAVHLALQGVSSSEHFLKQLLGHMEELEGDAQSVLDAKELGMEERPYSSRLRKVGELLDQDVVSREEVVSELGNGIAAFESVPTAIYCFLRCMQPDPEIPSTFNSLQRTLIYSISLGGDTDTIATMAGAIAGACYGMEQVPESWQQSCEGYEETDVLAQSLHRVFQGSL; from the exons ATGGCCCACGCGCGGATGGCGGCGGCAGCGATGACGGCGGCAGGCGGCGGTGGGGCTGGTGCGGCCCGCTCCCTCTCGCGCTTCCGAGGCTGCCTGGCGGGCGCGCTGCTGGGAGACTGCGTGGGCGCTGTCTACGAGGCACACGATACGGTTAGCCTGATGTCAGTCCTGCATCACGTCCAGAGCCTGGAGCCGGACCCCGGCACGCCGGGCAGCGCGCGGACAG AAACATTGTGCTACACAGATGACACCGCCATGGCCAGGGCCCTGGTGCAGTCCCTGCTGGCCAAGGAGGCCTTCGACGAGGTGGACATGGCTCACAG GTTTGCCCAAGAATACAAGAAGGACCCTGACAGAGGGTATGGGGCCGGAGTCATCACTGTCTTCAGGAAGCTCCTGAGCCCCAAGTGCCGCGATGTCTATGAGCCTGCCCGAGCCCAGTTCAATGGGAAGGGCTCCTATGGCAATGGGGGTGCCATGCGGGTGGCGGGCATCCCCCTGGCCTATAGCAGTGTCCAAGATGTACAGAAG TTTGCCCGGCTCTCAGCCCAGCTGACCCATGCCTCCTCCCTGGGTTACAACGGTGCCATCCTGCAGGCCCTGGCTGTACACCTAGCTCTGCAGGGTGTGTCATCCAGTGAGCACTTCCTCAAGCAGCTTCTGGGCCACATGGAGGAGCTGGAGGGTGATGCCCAGTCGGTCCTGGATGCTAAGGA GTTGGGTATGGAGGAGCGTCCATACTCcagcaggctgaggaaggtgggagAGCTGCTGGACCAGGACGTGGTGAGCCGAGAGGAAGTAGTGTCTGAACTAG GCAATGGCATTGCCGCCTTTGAGTCTGTGCCCACTGCCATCTACTGCTTTCTGCGCTGCATGCAGCCTGACCCTGAGATCCCCTCCACCTTCAACAGCCTCCAGAGGACTCTCATCTACTCCATCTCACTTGGTGGGGACACAGACACGATAGCCACCATGGCTGGGGCCATTGCTGGAGCTTGCTATGGGATGGAGCAGGTGCCAGAGAGCTGGCAGCAAAGCTGTGAGGGCTATGAGGAGACAGACGTCCTGGCCCAGAGCCTACATCGAGTCTTCCAAGGGAGTCTGTGA
- the Col8a2 gene encoding collagen alpha-2(VIII) chain, whose protein sequence is MQGAPMLLPLLLLLLLGCWLRVSSGGGAGGAAGYAPVNYVQPMQKGPVGPPFREGKGQYLEMPLPLLPMDLKGEPGPPGKPGPRGPPGPPGFPGKPGTGKPGLHGQPGPAGPPGFSRMGKAGPPGLPGKVGPPGQPGLRGEPGIRGDQGLRGPPGPPGLPGPSGITVPGKPGAQGVQGPPGFRGEPGPQGEPGPRGDRGLKGDNGVGQPGLPGAPGQAGAPGPPGLPGPAGLGKPGLDGIPGAPGDKGDSGPPGVPGSRGEPGAVGPKGPPGVDGVGVPGVAGVPGPQGPVGAKGEPGLRGPPGLIGPVGYGVPGKPGPKGDRGPAGAPGLLGDRGEPGEDGEPGEQGPQGLGGPPGLPGSAGLPGRRGPPGPKGEVGPGGPPGVPGIRGDQGPNGLAGKPGLPGERGLPGAHGPPGPTGPKGEPGFTGRPGGPGVAGALGQKGDLGLPGQPGLRGPSGIPGLQGPSGPIGPQGLPGLKGEPGLPGPPGEGKMGEPGSAGPTGPPGVPGSPGLTGPPGPPGPPGPPGAPGAFDETGVAGLHLPNGGVEGAVLGKGGRPQFGLGELSAHATPAFTAVLTSPFPASGMPVRFDRTLYNGHSGYNPATGIFTCPVGGVYYFAYHVHVKGTNVWVALYKNNVPATYTYDEYKKGYLDQASGGAVLQLRPNDQVWVQMPSDQANGLYSTEYIHSSFSGFLLCPT, encoded by the exons ATGCAGGGGGCTCCGATGCTCCTgcctttgctgctgttgttgctgttgggaTGTTGGTTGAGAGTGTCCTCTGGTGGCGGGGCTGGGGGCGCAGCTGGATATGCCCCAGTGAACTATGTACAACCCATGCAGAAAGGACCAGTGGGGCCGCCTTTCCGAGAAGGCAAGGGCCAGTACTTGG aaaTGCCTCTACCGCTGCTGCCAATGGACTTGAAAGGCGAGCCAGGTCCCCCTGGGAAGCCTGGACCTCGGGGTCCCCCTGGGCCCCCTGGCTTCCCGGGGAAGCCAGGCACGGGAAAACCTGGACTCCATGGGCAGCCAGGCCCTGCTGGCCCCCCTGGATTCTCCCGGATGGGCAAAGCTGGTCCCCCAGGACTCCCAGGCAAGGTTGGAccgccagggcagccaggactgcgAGGGGAGCCAGGGATACGAGGGGACCAGGGCCTCAGGGGGCCCCCGGGCCCCCCTGGACTTCCGGGACCTTCAGGCATTACTGTCCCTGGAAAACCAGGTGCCCAGGGAGTGCAAGGACCTCCAGGATTTAGGGGGGAGCCAGGACCCCAGGGAGAGCCTGGACCCCGAGGAGATAGGGGCCTCAAAGGTGATAACGGAGTGGGCCAACCTGGGTTGCCTGGGGCCCCTGGGCAGGCAGGTGCCCCTGGGCCCCCTGGGCTGCCTGGTCCAGCTGGTTTGGGCAAACCAGGTTTGGATGGGATACCAGGAGCCCCTGGAGACAAAGGTGATTCTGGGCCCCCTGGGGTTCCAGGCTCTAGGGGAGAGCCAGGAGCTGTGGGTCCAAAAGGGCCCCCTGGGGTAGATGGTGTGGGGGTGCCAGGGGTAGCAGGAGTGCCAGGGCCACAGGGCCCAGTAGGGGCTAAAGGGGAGCCAGGACTCCGGGGCCCCCCTGGTCTGATAGGGCCTGTTGGCTATGGGGTTCCAGGCAAACCAGGACCTAAGGGAGACAGGGGCCCAGCTGGGGCCCCAGGGCTCTTGGGGGACAGAGGTGAGCCAGGAGAGGATGGGGAGCCGGGGGAGCAGGGTCCACAGGGCCTTGGGGGTCCACCTGGCCTTCCTGGGTCTGCAGGGCTTCCTGGTAGACGTGGGCCCCCTGGGCCCAAGGGAGAGGTAGGGCCTGGAGGTCCCCCAGGAGTGCCTGGCATTCGGGGTGACCAAGGGCCTAATGGCTTAGCTGGGAAGCCTGGGCTCCCTGGTGAGAGGGGACTTCCTGGGGCCCATGGACCCCCTGGACCAACCGGACCCAAGGGTGAGCCAGGTTTTACAGGTCGCCCTGGGGGGCCAGGGGTGGCAGGAGCCCTAGGGCAGAAAGGTGACTTGGGGCTTCCTGGGCAGCCTGGCTTGAGGGGTCCCTCTGGGATCCCAGGACTCCAGGGCCCATCAGGCCCCATCGGGCCCCAGGGTCTGCCAGGCCTGAAAGGTGAACCAGGCCTTCCAGGGCCTCCCggagagggaaaaatgggagaacCTGGCTCTGCTGGGCCCACAGGGCCTCCTGGAGTCCCTGGCTCCCCAGGACTCACAGGGCCTCCTGGGCCCCCAGGGCCTCCTGGGCCTCCTGGTGCCCCTGGGGCCTTTGATGAGACTGGTGTTGCAGGCTTACATCTGCCCAACGGTGGCGTGGAAGGAGCTGTGCTGGGCAAAGGAGGCAGGCCACAGTTTGGGCTGGGTGAGCTGTCAGCCCATGCCACTCCAGCCTTCACCGCGGTGCTCACCTCCCCCTTCCCGGCCTCAGGCATGCCAGTTAGGTTTGACCGGACTCTCTACAATGGCCACAGTGGCTACAACCCGGCTACTGGGATCTTCACCTGCCCAGTGGGAGGCGTCTATTACTTTGCTTATCACGTGCACGTCAAGGGCACCAATGTGTGGGTGGCCCTGTACAAGAACAACGTCCCAGCCACCTACACCTACGACGAGTACAAGAAAGGCTATCTGGACCAGGCGTCTGGAGGAGCTGTGCTCCAGCTGCGGCCCAATGACCAGGTGTGGGTGCAAATGCCCTCAGACCAGGCCAATGGCCTCTACTCCACTGAGTACATCCATTCTTCCTTCTCAGGGTTCTTGCTGTGTCCCACATAA